In the genome of Streptomyces sp. P3, the window TGTCCGAGTCGTACGAGGTGACTTCGACGACCATGAGCGCGCCGTCCGGGTCGGCCCACTCGCCCTGGCCCGCAAAGTGGGCCTCTGGTACGAGCACCGCGTCCGGTTTCACCCTGCCTTCCCGATATGCCTCCACCCTGAGCCCTCGGCCCTGGTACAGGTCCAGGTCAGGCCTGGTCTGCATGCAGCGCCGGGCCAGCCAGGTGACGATGGTGTCGTGGTCTCCGTCCGCCACCTTCTTGACTCCGATCCGTCCGTTGATGAATTCCAACGTGACGGTCTCGGGAGCGGCGGAGGCGATCGTTTCGAACTCCTCCACCGACATCTGAGACGTGCGCTCGGCCATAACCGTCATGTTGCACCCCCTTCCAGGCGAAGGCCAGCGTTGTCCGGGCCCGGCGTCGCGGGGCGGCTTTCGCCGTCCAGCACACTCACGGGTGATCGACCTGGGCCTTCTGATCCGTGTGCGTCCGGCCGATGCAGGCCTTGCATCACAAGGCATAGGCTCGCCGTCATGCCTCCGGCCAAGAAGCGCGCCCGCACCTACGACCCCGCCAAAACCCGGTCCG includes:
- a CDS encoding Uma2 family endonuclease, translating into MTVMAERTSQMSVEEFETIASAAPETVTLEFINGRIGVKKVADGDHDTIVTWLARRCMQTRPDLDLYQGRGLRVEAYREGRVKPDAVLVPEAHFAGQGEWADPDGALMVVEVTSYDSDTDRRDRHEKPTAYGQAGIPLYLLVDRDSCTVTVHSNPDRQVGGYRTIETSKFGEKVCIPGPMNVELDTEILKNYVR